Proteins from a genomic interval of Trifolium pratense cultivar HEN17-A07 linkage group LG6, ARS_RC_1.1, whole genome shotgun sequence:
- the LOC123891192 gene encoding TATA-box-binding protein isoform X2: protein MADQGLEGSQPVDLSKHPSGIVPTLQNIVSTVNLDCKLELKSIALQARNAEYNPKRFAAVIMRIREPKTTALIFASGKMVCTGAKSEVQSKLAARKYARIIQKLGFPAKFKDFKIQNIVGSCDVKFPIRLEGLAYSHGAFSSYEPELFPGLIYRMKQPKIVLLIFVSGKIVLTGAKVRDETYTAFENIYPVLTEFRKNQQ from the exons ATGGCTGACCAAGGATTAGAAGGAAGCCAACCTGTGGATCTATCAAAGCACCCTTCTGGAATTGTGCCTACTCTTCA AAATATTGTTTCAACTGTCAATTTGGACTGTAAGTTGGAGCTGAAATCAATTGCGCTTCAAGCTCGTAATGCAGAGTACAATCCCAAG CGTTTTGCTGCTGTGATTATGAGGATCCGAGAACCAAAAACAACTGCACTTATTTTTGCATCTGGCAAGATG GTCTGTACTGGAGCTAAGAGTGAGGTACAATCGAAATTGGCAGCAAGGAAG TATGCTAGAATTATCCAGAAACTGGGCTTCCCAGCTAAGTTTAAG GATTTTAAGATTCAGAACATTGTTGGCTCTTGTGATGTCAAGTTCCCCATACGGCTCGAGGGTCTTGCATATTCCCATGGTGCTTTTTCAAGC TATGAACCAGAGTTGTTTCCAGGACTAATCTATCGAATGAAGCAACCCAAGATAGTATTGCTTATATTCGTATCTGGGAAAATTGTTCTGACTGGAGCCAAG GTGAGAGATGAGACTTACACAGCCTTTGAGAACATATATCCAGTGCTTACTGAGTTCAGGAAAAACCAACAATG A
- the LOC123891192 gene encoding TATA-box-binding protein isoform X1, with product MADQGLEGSQPVDLSKHPSGIVPTLQNIVSTVNLDCKLELKSIALQARNAEYNPKRFAAVIMRIREPKTTALIFASGKMVCTGAKSEVQSKLAARKYARIIQKLGFPAKFKDFKIQNIVGSCDVKFPIRLEGLAYSHGAFSSYEPELFPGLIYRMKQPKIVLLIFVSGKIVLTGAKVRDETYTAFENIYPVLTEFRKNQQCFQILIAYQMQTSIFKLKDEMHHVDFVLALHICA from the exons ATGGCTGACCAAGGATTAGAAGGAAGCCAACCTGTGGATCTATCAAAGCACCCTTCTGGAATTGTGCCTACTCTTCA AAATATTGTTTCAACTGTCAATTTGGACTGTAAGTTGGAGCTGAAATCAATTGCGCTTCAAGCTCGTAATGCAGAGTACAATCCCAAG CGTTTTGCTGCTGTGATTATGAGGATCCGAGAACCAAAAACAACTGCACTTATTTTTGCATCTGGCAAGATG GTCTGTACTGGAGCTAAGAGTGAGGTACAATCGAAATTGGCAGCAAGGAAG TATGCTAGAATTATCCAGAAACTGGGCTTCCCAGCTAAGTTTAAG GATTTTAAGATTCAGAACATTGTTGGCTCTTGTGATGTCAAGTTCCCCATACGGCTCGAGGGTCTTGCATATTCCCATGGTGCTTTTTCAAGC TATGAACCAGAGTTGTTTCCAGGACTAATCTATCGAATGAAGCAACCCAAGATAGTATTGCTTATATTCGTATCTGGGAAAATTGTTCTGACTGGAGCCAAG GTGAGAGATGAGACTTACACAGCCTTTGAGAACATATATCCAGTGCTTACTGAGTTCAGGAAAAACCAACAATG CTTTCAGATTTTAATTGCATATCAGATGCAGACctcaatttttaaattgaaagatGAAATGCATCATGTAGATTTTGTTTTGGCTTTGCATATTTGCGCGTAA
- the LOC123889255 gene encoding CBL-interacting protein kinase 2-like has product MEKKGSVLMQRYELGRLLGQGTFAKVYHARNLVTGMNVAIKVVDKEKVLKVGMVEQIKREISVMRLVRHPNVVELYEVMATKTKIFIVMEYAKGGELFNKIAKGKLKVDVARRYFQQLISAVDFCHSRGVFHRDLKPENLLLDENDNLKVSDFGLSTFSESKCQDGLLHTTCGTPAYVAPEVINRKGYEGCKADIWSCGVILFVLLAGYLPFHDQNLMEMYRQIGKGEVKFPKWFGLEVRRLLSKILDPNLKTRISMAKIMENSWFKRGLEKPIVIDIEKNDLASLHADGLFEVSENGSDSNTESKQQQAKPCNNLNAFDIISFSSGFDLSSLFEDTIQKKEMRFTSYKPASIIISKFEEICKCLRLKITKKDGGLLKLESSKERRKGTLNIDAEIFEITPLFHLVELKKSDGDTVEYQKLLHQEIRPALKDIVWNWQGEQPHELQHEAVLEEQATTISY; this is encoded by the coding sequence ATGGAAAAGAAGGGAAGTGTGTTAATGCAAAGATATGAGCTGGGGAGATTATTAGGCCAAGGAACGTTTGCGAAGGTCTACCATGCTAGGAACCTTGTAACTGGCATGAATGTGGCCATTAAGGTAGTTGATAAAGAAAAGGTTTTGAAAGTCGGGATGGTTGAACAGATTAAGCGTGAAATTTCAGTGATGAGATTAGTAAGACACCCGAATGTGGTCGAGCTTTATGAGGTAATGGCGACTAAGACCAAAATTTTCATTGTCATGGAGTATGCAAAAGGTGGTGAGCTCTTCAACAAGATAGCGAAAGGAAAGCTCAAGGTCGATGTTGCTAGGAGATATTTTCAGCAGCTGATTAGTGCAGTTGACTTCTGCCACAGCAGGGGTGTGTTTCATCGAGATTTGAAACCCGAAAATCTACTATTGGATGAAAATGATAATTTGAAGGTTTCGGATTTTGGTTTGAGTACCTTTTCTGAATCTAAGTGCCAGGATGGATTACTTCACACTACATGTGGTACACCTGCGTATGTTGCTCCTGAAGTGATAAACCGAAAGGGCTATGAGGGATGCAAAGCTGATATTTGGTCGTGCGGCGTAATCTTGTTTGTTCTATTGGCTGGTTATCTTCCATTCCATGATCAAAATCTGATGGAGATGTACAGGCAAATCGGTAAAGGAGAAGTCAAATTTCCTAAATGGTTTGGACTAGAGGTTCGCCGGTTGTTGTCCAAAATATTGGATCCAAATCTGAAGACTCGCATATCAATGGCCAAGATCATGGAAAATTCTTGGTTTAAAAGGGGGTTAGAGAAGCCGATTGTTATCGATATCGAAAAAAATGACCTAGCTTCTCTGCACGCTGATGGACTGTTCGAAGTGTCCGAGAACGGAAGTGATTCTAATACGGAGTCAAAACAACAGCAAGCCAAACCCTGTAACAACTTAAACGCCTTTGATATCATCTCCTTCTCGTCTGGTTTTGATTTATCCAGCTTGTTCGAAGACACAATTCAAAAGAAAGAGATGCGGTTTACATCTTACAAGCCGGCTTCGATTATAATCTCCAAGTTCGAAGAAATTTGCAAGTGTCTTCGCTTGAAAATTACGAAAAAAGATGGAGGTTTATTGAAGCTGGAAAGTTCAAAGGAAAGAAGGAAAGGGACTCTGAATATTGATGCCGAGATTTTCGAGATTACACCTCTCTTCCATCTTGTGGAACTTAAGAAGTCCGATGGCGATACAGTGGAGTATCAGAAGCTTTTGCATCAGGAAATTAGACCAGCACTTAAGGACATTGTGTGGAATTGGCAAGGAGAACAACCTCATGAACTCCAACATGAAGCAGTGCTGGAGGAGCAAGCAACAACCATCTCTTACTGA